One region of Candidatus Acidiferrales bacterium genomic DNA includes:
- the murJ gene encoding murein biosynthesis integral membrane protein MurJ has protein sequence MTTPGLNRKIIQSTGIVMASVLLSRLLGFVREWTVAHQIGSNAITDSYYAAFTLPDFLNYLVAAGSLSITFIPVFAKFVAEGQEEEGWRVFSTVMTFMGLLVIALVCVAEVFAPQLVAVIAPGFGPVEKQRVIYLTRLMLPAQFCFYQGGILSAVQYAKGRFVVPSLAPLVYNLMIILGGVFLASRIGIRGFSVGVLAGALLGNFLLQIYGAHQVGAKFSFALDLRHPGFRLFIKLAVPIMLALSLSFTDDWIIRWFGSYLVPASITWLTYAKTLMRVPLGVVGQAIGVASFPVLAQLYSEGKFAELNRVLNDTLKGLILLLIPISALTVAQSPYVVHVVFSHTRLKAFDLQATASTLALFSLGMFAWGAQNLLARGFYATRDTWTPAIVGTAMTFLDLPIYWWLVRRAQHLGLALASSIGISLLTILLFVLLIRRTRDHEVGDLMLFLGKVTVASAVTAGAIYELAKWLRHVIAWQRMLGSFEILIVATAAGVVILIPLLKLFRIREVDAYLGWLKFRSAGRLP, from the coding sequence TTCATATTACGCGGCATTCACGCTGCCGGACTTTCTGAATTATCTGGTCGCGGCGGGCTCGCTGAGCATCACGTTCATTCCCGTATTCGCGAAATTCGTTGCGGAGGGACAGGAAGAAGAAGGCTGGCGGGTATTTTCCACGGTGATGACGTTCATGGGACTCCTGGTGATCGCGCTCGTGTGCGTGGCGGAGGTCTTCGCCCCGCAACTGGTGGCCGTGATCGCGCCAGGATTCGGGCCGGTGGAAAAGCAGCGCGTGATTTATTTGACGCGGCTGATGTTGCCGGCGCAGTTCTGCTTTTATCAGGGCGGAATCTTGAGCGCGGTGCAATACGCGAAGGGGCGATTCGTTGTGCCTTCGCTTGCGCCGCTGGTCTACAACCTGATGATTATTCTCGGCGGTGTGTTTCTTGCTTCGAGGATCGGAATCAGGGGGTTTTCTGTTGGCGTGCTGGCGGGAGCGCTGCTGGGGAATTTTCTGCTGCAAATTTATGGCGCGCATCAGGTGGGAGCGAAATTTTCGTTTGCGCTCGATTTGCGGCATCCCGGCTTCAGACTATTCATCAAGCTGGCCGTGCCGATCATGCTGGCGCTTTCACTCTCCTTCACGGATGACTGGATCATCCGCTGGTTCGGGTCGTATCTCGTGCCCGCATCGATCACCTGGCTGACCTACGCGAAGACACTGATGCGCGTGCCGCTGGGCGTGGTGGGACAGGCAATCGGCGTGGCATCGTTTCCTGTGCTGGCGCAGTTGTACTCGGAAGGAAAATTTGCGGAGCTGAATCGCGTGCTGAACGACACTCTAAAGGGATTGATACTGCTGCTGATTCCGATTTCGGCGCTCACGGTTGCGCAGAGCCCGTACGTGGTACACGTAGTTTTCTCGCACACAAGGCTGAAGGCGTTTGATCTGCAGGCTACGGCTTCGACACTGGCTCTCTTCTCGCTGGGAATGTTCGCGTGGGGTGCACAGAACCTGCTGGCGCGAGGATTTTATGCGACGCGCGACACATGGACTCCGGCGATTGTGGGAACGGCGATGACTTTTCTCGATTTGCCCATCTACTGGTGGCTGGTGCGGCGGGCGCAGCATCTGGGCCTGGCGCTGGCGAGTTCCATCGGAATTTCGCTGCTGACAATTCTTCTCTTTGTGTTGCTCATCCGGCGGACAAGGGACCACGAAGTGGGAGACCTGATGCTATTTTTGGGCAAAGTGACCGTGGCGTCCGCGGTGACCGCTGGAGCGATTTATGAGCTGGCGAAATGGCTGAGGCACGTGATTGCGTGGCAGAGGATGCTGGGGTCGTTTGAGATCCTGATTGTTGCGACGGCGGCAGGGGTGGTTATTTTGATCCCGCTTCTGAAGCTGTTTCGAATCCGAGAAGTGGATGCGTATCTAGGGTGGCTAAAATTCAGGTCTGCGGGGAGACTCCCCTAG